A section of the Neorhizobium galegae bv. orientalis str. HAMBI 540 genome encodes:
- a CDS encoding patatin-like phospholipase family protein, giving the protein MTIAVQLAFQGGGARLSAFFPAIMALQELERAGVIAVKRVSGASAGAIAAALFAGRANIPALIEFCKGLEAKKDLMNQVFPKIDYSTMGGKAGIAMNVARHKPFGDEAALAKILGDAFSAARISATTIGSLSIPCYITSANLVHHQANVASNDKQIIQCLIESAALPFFFRMAGETFDGGVLDNLPIDALRIDSKLETEFGEIVAVGFRQSSYAEPVTSPYRLGLRLLESSINARTAYSKALLGEDRVVELPITFDQVTLSTFDLNSFFAVCKSTSIQSQIEVGVSNWFKAYSEKRANPEKITVVADSAINEAHDHAKIVASQSAKLRQLASIYHGRSNVRFATTLLEVTANSLKSVNPGEDRFDYQDDFYIGDEPVFSHVTRLFASNSGHVSQNQLLVYDDQGEEIPSVTFSVPDDVGDHNWILALFGKPIMPTAERRKYTLLSKQHSGNSMRPIVEKGHDYLAIQLSQAESADCAEIRLFVPEEIELIMQNGTQELLAACKIVEEKVEEGEKLVVGKDCSNDPAVKRSCPPDFRAYVWRAEGLARGDVLRVVYSKK; this is encoded by the coding sequence ATGACGATAGCGGTACAACTGGCGTTTCAGGGCGGGGGAGCAAGGCTCTCTGCCTTTTTCCCTGCGATTATGGCTTTGCAAGAGCTTGAGCGTGCCGGTGTCATCGCAGTAAAACGGGTCTCTGGCGCTTCCGCTGGCGCTATTGCCGCCGCTTTGTTTGCTGGCCGAGCGAACATCCCAGCTCTTATCGAGTTCTGCAAAGGGCTGGAGGCAAAAAAAGATTTGATGAATCAGGTCTTTCCGAAAATCGATTACTCGACAATGGGAGGCAAGGCAGGCATCGCAATGAATGTTGCCCGTCATAAGCCTTTTGGCGATGAGGCGGCGCTGGCGAAGATATTAGGAGATGCTTTCTCTGCTGCGCGAATTTCGGCAACTACAATCGGCAGCCTTTCCATCCCTTGCTACATCACGTCCGCAAACCTGGTCCACCATCAGGCTAATGTGGCTTCTAACGATAAGCAAATCATCCAGTGCCTGATAGAATCCGCCGCTTTGCCATTCTTTTTTAGAATGGCTGGCGAGACGTTCGATGGGGGCGTACTTGATAATCTGCCAATCGACGCTCTTAGGATCGACAGCAAACTGGAAACGGAGTTTGGAGAAATCGTAGCTGTAGGCTTTAGGCAAAGTTCTTACGCCGAGCCTGTGACAAGTCCTTATCGGCTTGGTCTTCGACTTCTTGAATCGTCAATAAATGCCCGCACGGCATATTCCAAGGCATTGTTAGGTGAAGATCGTGTTGTAGAGCTTCCGATTACGTTCGATCAAGTTACCTTGTCGACATTCGACTTGAATAGCTTTTTTGCGGTGTGCAAAAGTACGTCGATCCAGAGCCAGATCGAGGTAGGCGTTTCGAACTGGTTCAAAGCATACTCTGAAAAAAGAGCGAATCCTGAGAAAATCACGGTTGTCGCCGATAGTGCGATTAATGAAGCGCATGACCATGCGAAGATCGTTGCGTCTCAATCTGCAAAGCTGAGACAACTGGCGTCGATTTATCATGGTCGTTCAAATGTGCGGTTTGCGACAACGCTATTGGAGGTTACGGCAAACAGCCTGAAAAGTGTCAATCCCGGCGAAGACCGTTTTGATTATCAGGATGATTTTTACATCGGCGATGAGCCGGTTTTCTCCCATGTAACGCGGCTTTTTGCGAGCAATTCCGGGCACGTTAGTCAGAACCAGCTGCTGGTCTACGACGATCAGGGCGAGGAAATCCCGTCGGTTACATTCTCCGTCCCAGACGATGTGGGAGATCACAATTGGATTTTGGCGCTGTTTGGCAAGCCCATAATGCCAACGGCCGAACGCAGGAAGTACACCCTACTAAGTAAGCAACACAGCGGCAACTCGATGCGCCCTATCGTGGAAAAGGGCCATGATTATCTGGCTATTCAGCTGTCGCAGGCGGAAAGCGCTGATTGTGCCGAAATCCGGCTTTTTGTTCCTGAAGAAATCGAGCTCATAATGCAGAACGGAACCCAGGAACTTCTTGCGGCTTGCAAAATTGTTGAAGAGAAGGTTGAGGAAGGAGAGAAGCTCGTGGTGGGCAAAGATTGTTCGAACGATCCCGCCGTCAAGCGCTCGTGTCCACCAGATTTTCGCGCTTATGTGTGGCGCGCCGAAGGCCTAGCGCGGGGCGACGTGTTGCGGGTCGTTTACAGCAAGAAATAA
- a CDS encoding sunset domain-containing protein — protein MSNFTLLVIGATATAFLAAGGYTLFPREWYDPGCNLKGNISIGSGERIFHVPGQYDYDATNIRRDYGERWFCSEEDARAAGWRKAGR, from the coding sequence ATGAGCAACTTCACGCTTCTCGTCATTGGCGCAACGGCTACGGCTTTCTTGGCTGCGGGCGGCTACACCCTCTTCCCGCGTGAGTGGTATGACCCGGGCTGTAACCTCAAGGGCAACATCTCCATCGGTTCGGGCGAACGAATTTTTCACGTGCCGGGACAATACGACTACGATGCAACCAACATTCGTCGCGACTATGGCGAGCGTTGGTTCTGTTCAGAAGAAGACGCGAGGGCCGCAGGATGGCGAAAGGCAGGACGCTAA